A single region of the Brachypodium distachyon strain Bd21 chromosome 3, Brachypodium_distachyon_v3.0, whole genome shotgun sequence genome encodes:
- the LOC100822242 gene encoding probable mannan synthase 2 isoform X2 produces MTRIQKMSLDYHFKVEQESGSFMHAFFGFNGTAGVWRVSAINESGGWKDRTTVEDMDLAVRAGLKGWEFLYVGDIRVKSELPSTFKAYRHQQHRWTCGAANLFRKMAWEIVTNKGVSIWKKYHLLYSFFFVRRVIAPILTFLFYCIVIPLSAMVPEVSIPVWGLVYIPTAITIMNAIRNPRSLHLMPFWILFENVMSLHRMRAALTGLLETAHANDWVVTEKVGDLVKDDLDIPLLEPLRPTECVERIYVTELLLAFYLLICASYDFVLGSHTYYMYIYLQAFAFVILGFGFVGTKTPCS; encoded by the exons ATGACGAGGATACAGAAGATGTCACTGGACTATCATTTCAAAGTCGAGCAGGAATCTGGTTCATTTATGCACGCATTCTTTGGTTTCAATG GCACGGCTGGTGTTTGGCGTGTATCTGCTATTAATGAATCCGGAGGATGGAAAGATCGCACCACTGTGGAGGACATGGACTTGGCTGTACGGGCAGGCCTCAAGGGATGGGAGTTCTTGTATGTGGGTGATATAAGG GTCAAGAGTGAACTGCCAAGTACATTCAAGGCCTATCGTCATCAACAGCATAGGTGGACTTGTGGTGCTGCCAATCTCTTCAGAAAAATGGCATGGGAAATCGTGACAAACAAG GGGGTGTCAATATGGAAGAAATATCACCTTTTATACAGCTTCTTCTTTGTGCGGAGGGTCATTGCTCCTATCCTGACATTCTTATTCTACTGTATTGTTATTCCATTATCTGCCATGGTTCCTGAAGTTAGTATTCCTGTATGGGGCCTGGTCTACATTCCTACTGCAATTACCATCATGAATGCCATTAGAAATCCTCG GTCGCTCCATCTGATGCCCTTCTGGATTTTGTTTGAAAATGTAATGTCCCTGCACCGTATGCGTGCAGCTCTAACTGGTTTACTTGAGACTGCACATGCAAATGATTGGGTGGTTACCGAAAAGGTAGGAGATCTGGTGAAGGATGATCTTGATATACCACTCCTGGAACCACTAAGGCCCACTGAATGCGTGGAGAG GATTTACGTCACTGAGCTCTTGCTTGCGTTCTACCTCTTGATATGTGCCTCGTATGATTTCGTTCTTGGAAGCCATACATACTACATGTACATCTACCTTCAGGCCTTTGCATTTGTCATATTGGGGTTTGGTTTTGTTGGAACAAAAACTCCATGTTCATAG
- the LOC100822242 gene encoding probable mannan synthase 4 isoform X1, with product MAPLGADAVAAAWAALRARAVAPMLRAAVWACLVMSVMLVVEAACMSLVSLVAVRLLRRRPERRYKWEPMPGAAVGDDVEDPPLDCGEFPRVLVQIPMYNEKEVYKLSIGAACALTWPPDRIIIQVLDDSTDPLIKELVELECQDWASKKININYEVRDNRKGYKAGALKKGMEHIYAQQCDFIAIFDADFQPESDFLLKTIPFLVHNPKIALVQTRWEFVNYGVCLMTRIQKMSLDYHFKVEQESGSFMHAFFGFNGTAGVWRVSAINESGGWKDRTTVEDMDLAVRAGLKGWEFLYVGDIRVKSELPSTFKAYRHQQHRWTCGAANLFRKMAWEIVTNKGVSIWKKYHLLYSFFFVRRVIAPILTFLFYCIVIPLSAMVPEVSIPVWGLVYIPTAITIMNAIRNPRSLHLMPFWILFENVMSLHRMRAALTGLLETAHANDWVVTEKVGDLVKDDLDIPLLEPLRPTECVERIYVTELLLAFYLLICASYDFVLGSHTYYMYIYLQAFAFVILGFGFVGTKTPCS from the exons ATGGCGCCGCTCGGCGCCGACGCGGTCGCAGCGGCGTGGGCGGCgttgcgggcgcgcgcggttGCCCCGAtgctgcgggcggcggtgtggGCGTGCCTCGTTATGTCGGTCATGCTTGTCGTCGAGGCCGCCTGCATGAGCCTCGTCAGCCTCGTGGCCGTCCGGTtgctgcgccggcgccccgAGCGGAGGTATAAGTGGGAGCCGATGCCCGGGGCCGCGGTGGGGGACGACGTGGAGGATCCTCCGCTGGATTGCGGCGAGTTCCCGAGGGTGCTCGTGCAGATCCCCATGTACAACGAGAAGGAG GTGTATAAGCTGTCCATTGGAGCTGCGTGTGCTCTCACATGGCCACCAGATCGTATTATAATCCAAGTCTTGGATGATTCCACAGATCCACTAATCAAG GAACTAGTTGAGCTCGAATGCCAGGACTGGGCCAGTAAGAAAATCAACATCAACTATGAGGTTAGAGATAACAGGAAGGGATACAAAGCAGGagccttgaagaaaggcatggAACACATATATGCGCAACAGTGTGATTTCATTGCTATCTTCGATGCAGATTTTCAACCTGAATCTGACTTCCTGTTGAAAACTATACCATTTCTTGTGCATAATCCAAAGATTGCACTTGTGCAAACACGTTGGGAATTTG TGAACTATGGTGTTTGCTTGATGACGAGGATACAGAAGATGTCACTGGACTATCATTTCAAAGTCGAGCAGGAATCTGGTTCATTTATGCACGCATTCTTTGGTTTCAATG GCACGGCTGGTGTTTGGCGTGTATCTGCTATTAATGAATCCGGAGGATGGAAAGATCGCACCACTGTGGAGGACATGGACTTGGCTGTACGGGCAGGCCTCAAGGGATGGGAGTTCTTGTATGTGGGTGATATAAGG GTCAAGAGTGAACTGCCAAGTACATTCAAGGCCTATCGTCATCAACAGCATAGGTGGACTTGTGGTGCTGCCAATCTCTTCAGAAAAATGGCATGGGAAATCGTGACAAACAAG GGGGTGTCAATATGGAAGAAATATCACCTTTTATACAGCTTCTTCTTTGTGCGGAGGGTCATTGCTCCTATCCTGACATTCTTATTCTACTGTATTGTTATTCCATTATCTGCCATGGTTCCTGAAGTTAGTATTCCTGTATGGGGCCTGGTCTACATTCCTACTGCAATTACCATCATGAATGCCATTAGAAATCCTCG GTCGCTCCATCTGATGCCCTTCTGGATTTTGTTTGAAAATGTAATGTCCCTGCACCGTATGCGTGCAGCTCTAACTGGTTTACTTGAGACTGCACATGCAAATGATTGGGTGGTTACCGAAAAGGTAGGAGATCTGGTGAAGGATGATCTTGATATACCACTCCTGGAACCACTAAGGCCCACTGAATGCGTGGAGAG GATTTACGTCACTGAGCTCTTGCTTGCGTTCTACCTCTTGATATGTGCCTCGTATGATTTCGTTCTTGGAAGCCATACATACTACATGTACATCTACCTTCAGGCCTTTGCATTTGTCATATTGGGGTTTGGTTTTGTTGGAACAAAAACTCCATGTTCATAG
- the LOC100822242 gene encoding probable mannan synthase 2 isoform X3, producing the protein MEHIYAQQCDFIAIFDADFQPESDFLLKTIPFLVHNPKIALVQTRWEFVNYGVCLMTRIQKMSLDYHFKVEQESGSFMHAFFGFNGTAGVWRVSAINESGGWKDRTTVEDMDLAVRAGLKGWEFLYVGDIRVKSELPSTFKAYRHQQHRWTCGAANLFRKMAWEIVTNKGVSIWKKYHLLYSFFFVRRVIAPILTFLFYCIVIPLSAMVPEVSIPVWGLVYIPTAITIMNAIRNPRSLHLMPFWILFENVMSLHRMRAALTGLLETAHANDWVVTEKVGDLVKDDLDIPLLEPLRPTECVERIYVTELLLAFYLLICASYDFVLGSHTYYMYIYLQAFAFVILGFGFVGTKTPCS; encoded by the exons atggAACACATATATGCGCAACAGTGTGATTTCATTGCTATCTTCGATGCAGATTTTCAACCTGAATCTGACTTCCTGTTGAAAACTATACCATTTCTTGTGCATAATCCAAAGATTGCACTTGTGCAAACACGTTGGGAATTTG TGAACTATGGTGTTTGCTTGATGACGAGGATACAGAAGATGTCACTGGACTATCATTTCAAAGTCGAGCAGGAATCTGGTTCATTTATGCACGCATTCTTTGGTTTCAATG GCACGGCTGGTGTTTGGCGTGTATCTGCTATTAATGAATCCGGAGGATGGAAAGATCGCACCACTGTGGAGGACATGGACTTGGCTGTACGGGCAGGCCTCAAGGGATGGGAGTTCTTGTATGTGGGTGATATAAGG GTCAAGAGTGAACTGCCAAGTACATTCAAGGCCTATCGTCATCAACAGCATAGGTGGACTTGTGGTGCTGCCAATCTCTTCAGAAAAATGGCATGGGAAATCGTGACAAACAAG GGGGTGTCAATATGGAAGAAATATCACCTTTTATACAGCTTCTTCTTTGTGCGGAGGGTCATTGCTCCTATCCTGACATTCTTATTCTACTGTATTGTTATTCCATTATCTGCCATGGTTCCTGAAGTTAGTATTCCTGTATGGGGCCTGGTCTACATTCCTACTGCAATTACCATCATGAATGCCATTAGAAATCCTCG GTCGCTCCATCTGATGCCCTTCTGGATTTTGTTTGAAAATGTAATGTCCCTGCACCGTATGCGTGCAGCTCTAACTGGTTTACTTGAGACTGCACATGCAAATGATTGGGTGGTTACCGAAAAGGTAGGAGATCTGGTGAAGGATGATCTTGATATACCACTCCTGGAACCACTAAGGCCCACTGAATGCGTGGAGAG GATTTACGTCACTGAGCTCTTGCTTGCGTTCTACCTCTTGATATGTGCCTCGTATGATTTCGTTCTTGGAAGCCATACATACTACATGTACATCTACCTTCAGGCCTTTGCATTTGTCATATTGGGGTTTGGTTTTGTTGGAACAAAAACTCCATGTTCATAG